In the genome of Flavobacterium panacagri, one region contains:
- a CDS encoding homoserine kinase: protein MKEIKLFCPATIANLSCGFDVLGLCLDNAGDEMIVRKVDQKGVRITKIVGADLPLETEKNVSGVAALAMLETLDELDFGFEIEIYKNIKAGSGIGSSAASSAGAVFGINELLGRPYSRKDLVQFAMQGEKLASGNAHADNVAPALLGAFTLVRSYSPLDIIRIDSPEELYATVVHPQIELKTSDARSVLKQNVSLKSAIMQWGNVGGLVAGLYTKDYDLIGRSLHDEIVEPVRSVLIPGFDLIKQTAYENGALGSGISGSGPSIFALSKGKETAEKIAKAMSDVYEKMNLPYEIHVSKINPDGVRIL from the coding sequence ATGAAAGAAATAAAATTATTCTGTCCCGCTACAATTGCCAATCTCTCCTGCGGATTTGACGTATTGGGACTTTGCTTAGACAATGCGGGCGATGAAATGATTGTTCGAAAAGTCGATCAAAAAGGAGTTCGAATCACTAAAATTGTCGGTGCCGATTTGCCTTTGGAAACCGAGAAAAACGTTTCTGGAGTTGCGGCTTTGGCAATGCTGGAAACTTTAGACGAATTGGATTTCGGATTTGAAATCGAAATTTATAAAAACATCAAAGCCGGAAGCGGCATCGGAAGCAGTGCGGCAAGTTCTGCCGGAGCGGTTTTCGGAATTAATGAATTATTAGGAAGACCTTATTCTCGTAAAGATTTGGTTCAGTTTGCAATGCAGGGTGAGAAATTAGCCAGCGGCAACGCACATGCCGACAATGTTGCTCCTGCCCTTTTAGGCGCTTTTACTTTGGTTAGAAGTTATTCGCCTTTGGATATCATTAGAATTGACAGTCCTGAAGAATTGTACGCAACTGTGGTTCATCCGCAGATTGAGTTAAAAACGTCTGATGCCCGTTCGGTTTTAAAACAGAACGTTTCTCTAAAAAGCGCTATCATGCAATGGGGAAATGTAGGCGGATTGGTTGCTGGTCTTTACACTAAAGATTATGATTTAATTGGAAGATCACTTCACGACGAAATCGTTGAACCAGTTCGTAGCGTTTTAATTCCAGGATTTGATTTAATCAAACAAACGGCTTATGAAAACGGTGCTTTAGGTTCCGGGATCTCAGGTTCTGGCCCCTCGATTTTCGCTTTAAGCAAAGGAAAAGAGACCGCCGAAAAAATAGCAAAAGCCATGAGCGACGTTTACGAAAAAATGAATTTACCGTATGAAATTCACGTTTCGAAAATTAATCCAGATGGTGTTCGCATTTTGTAA